Proteins encoded by one window of Methylosinus sp. PW1:
- a CDS encoding phosphatase PAP2 family protein, with product MHSMFFCTSLHVSRRFYDLCLDHLRSRFVAVPSAAARLSLAMLASAYVGAKATGMTLPSFPDPSLFFVAVVALDLYCRFASPSFVSRAAPIFVYSLIYVVATSLVGIFASYATQRLAMPLQDELFLSLDRWLGVDWLAFAHYVDDRPLLAKWLREAYSSMTMQIIAPVVVLVALERIGELRVYLLAFAIALTATIVIAAVLPASSAVTLVDDSLFHELRFGGRTPLDHLSRLRESAPLNFASSTIGGLLSFPSFHAVVGALTPLSLRTVRPAFYFLCVVDIALMVGTVTEGGHYFVDPIGGVALAYLSYRMAQRIERRRSRSIPCIGDAIGYRAERLMIENAHPSPLCRELER from the coding sequence ATGCATTCTATGTTCTTTTGCACGTCTCTTCATGTTTCGCGCCGATTTTACGACCTCTGTCTCGATCATCTGCGATCGCGCTTCGTCGCCGTTCCATCGGCCGCCGCGCGGCTCAGCCTCGCGATGCTGGCGAGCGCCTATGTCGGCGCAAAAGCGACGGGAATGACGCTGCCGTCCTTCCCGGACCCGAGCCTTTTCTTCGTCGCGGTCGTCGCTCTCGATCTCTATTGTCGCTTCGCTTCGCCGAGCTTCGTCTCGCGCGCTGCGCCGATATTCGTCTACTCGCTGATCTATGTGGTGGCGACGTCGCTCGTAGGAATTTTCGCGAGCTATGCGACGCAGCGTCTCGCCATGCCGCTGCAGGACGAGCTGTTTCTCTCGCTCGATCGATGGCTCGGCGTCGATTGGCTGGCCTTCGCCCATTATGTCGACGATCGCCCCTTATTGGCGAAGTGGCTGCGGGAAGCTTATTCGAGCATGACCATGCAGATCATCGCGCCGGTGGTTGTGCTGGTCGCGCTCGAGCGTATCGGCGAATTGCGCGTCTATCTTCTCGCATTCGCGATCGCGCTCACGGCGACGATCGTCATCGCCGCCGTCCTGCCGGCCTCGAGCGCCGTTACTCTCGTCGATGATTCGCTGTTTCACGAGCTTCGCTTCGGCGGTCGGACGCCGCTCGATCATCTGAGCCGCCTGCGCGAGTCCGCGCCGCTGAATTTCGCGAGCAGCACGATCGGCGGCCTATTGAGCTTTCCCTCTTTTCACGCCGTGGTCGGCGCGCTGACGCCGCTGAGCCTGCGAACCGTGCGCCCGGCCTTCTATTTCTTATGCGTCGTCGATATCGCTCTGATGGTGGGCACGGTGACGGAAGGCGGGCATTATTTCGTAGACCCGATCGGCGGAGTGGCGCTCGCCTATTTGTCCTATCGAATGGCGCAGCGGATCGAGCGACGACGGAGTCGGTCCATTCCGTGTATCGGCGATGCAATTGGATATCGCGCCGAGCGTCTGATGATCGAGAATGCGCATCCGTCGCCGCTTTGCCGCGAGCTCGAGCGGTGA
- the ung gene encoding uracil-DNA glycosylase, which produces MNKPVQIDESWKLRLSAEFEQPYFDALRQFVREEYARAPVYPPAKQIFRAFDECPFDAVEVVILGQDPYHGRGQANGLCFAVGRDIPPPPSLQNIFKEIESDLGRPVSRDPDLSRWAHQGVLLLNATLTVRDSAAGSHQGKGWERFTDAAVQALSREREGIVFLLWGNYARQKGAGVDRSKHLVLESAHPSPLSARGFFGCRHFSKANAYLESKGRAPIDW; this is translated from the coding sequence ATGAACAAACCCGTGCAGATCGACGAGAGCTGGAAGCTGCGGCTTTCGGCGGAATTCGAGCAGCCCTATTTCGACGCTCTGCGCCAATTCGTGCGCGAGGAATACGCTCGCGCTCCGGTCTATCCCCCGGCCAAGCAGATTTTCCGCGCCTTCGACGAATGTCCCTTCGACGCCGTGGAAGTGGTGATCCTCGGTCAGGATCCCTATCACGGCCGCGGCCAGGCCAATGGCCTGTGCTTCGCCGTCGGCCGCGACATTCCGCCGCCGCCTTCGCTGCAGAACATCTTCAAGGAGATCGAGAGCGATCTCGGGCGGCCCGTCTCGCGCGATCCCGATCTCTCGCGCTGGGCGCATCAGGGCGTGCTGCTGCTCAACGCCACGCTCACCGTGCGCGACAGCGCCGCGGGCTCGCATCAGGGCAAGGGCTGGGAGCGCTTCACCGACGCCGCCGTGCAGGCGCTCTCGCGCGAGCGGGAGGGAATTGTCTTCCTGCTCTGGGGCAATTATGCGCGGCAGAAGGGCGCGGGCGTCGATCGCTCCAAGCATTTGGTGCTCGAGAGCGCGCATCCATCGCCACTGTCGGCGCGCGGCTTTTTCGGCTGCAGGCATTTTTCCAAGGCCAACGCCTATCTCGAATCGAAAGGACGCGCGCCGATAGACTGGTGA
- a CDS encoding SulP family inorganic anion transporter translates to MRDRRFRQPSFIELFTPKLVTILREGYGLADLRADAIAGLTVAIVALPLSMAFAIASGLSPDRGLYTAIIGGFLVSMLGGSRFQIGGPAGAFIVLVFAIVQRQGYDGLALATMMAGVILFAIGLLRWGTYIKYIPFPVTVGFTAGIAVIIFASQLKEIFGLSLANEPAALGPKLAALWEARATLKPATVGVSALALAIILGLRRWRPSWPGMLIAVTVCAAATAALHLDIETIGSRFGGVPSTLPAPAVPHFDLARLRALLPDALTIAVLGAMESLLSAVVADGMSGRRHRSNCELAAQGVANIVAPLFGGIPVTGTIARTATNVRSGAKGPVSGMLHALFLLGFMLIAAPLAAYIPLASLGAVLAVVSWNMAEKKEFVALFCASRGDALVLVSTFLLTIFEDLTVGIGVGVTLGAFLFLHRLAESVEVQTGEAFLDEDRADDYDGHRPTYDSAAASDAEVMVYKISGAIFFGASATVSAALDEIGRYPHVFIFDFSEAPLIDSTAARALESFVTRLRKAGTVVCVAGARPAVRRALLSAGLHEPETLYAGTVADARRRATAPQPPENRAPRLSGALPGRA, encoded by the coding sequence TTGAGAGATCGACGTTTTCGCCAGCCGAGCTTCATCGAGCTGTTCACGCCCAAGCTCGTCACCATTTTGCGCGAAGGCTACGGCCTCGCGGATCTGCGCGCCGACGCCATCGCCGGCCTCACTGTGGCGATCGTCGCGCTGCCGCTCTCCATGGCATTCGCGATCGCCTCGGGGCTCAGCCCGGACCGCGGGCTCTATACGGCGATCATCGGCGGATTTCTGGTCTCCATGCTCGGCGGCAGCCGCTTCCAGATCGGCGGGCCGGCGGGCGCCTTCATCGTTCTCGTCTTCGCCATCGTGCAGCGTCAGGGCTATGACGGGCTGGCGCTGGCGACGATGATGGCCGGCGTCATTCTCTTCGCCATCGGCCTGCTGCGCTGGGGCACCTACATAAAATACATCCCCTTTCCGGTGACGGTCGGCTTCACCGCCGGCATAGCGGTCATCATCTTCGCCAGCCAGCTCAAGGAGATTTTCGGCCTCTCCCTCGCCAATGAGCCGGCCGCGCTCGGCCCGAAGCTCGCGGCCCTATGGGAGGCGCGCGCCACGCTGAAGCCGGCGACGGTCGGCGTCTCGGCGCTGGCGCTGGCGATTATCCTCGGTCTGCGGCGCTGGCGTCCGAGCTGGCCCGGAATGCTGATCGCCGTGACGGTCTGCGCGGCGGCGACGGCGGCGCTGCATCTCGACATAGAGACGATCGGCTCGCGCTTCGGCGGCGTGCCGAGCACGCTGCCGGCGCCGGCGGTCCCGCATTTCGATCTCGCGCGACTGCGCGCGCTGCTGCCGGACGCGCTGACCATCGCCGTGCTCGGCGCCATGGAGTCGCTGCTCTCGGCCGTCGTCGCCGATGGCATGAGCGGGCGGCGCCATCGCTCCAATTGCGAGCTCGCCGCGCAGGGCGTCGCCAATATCGTCGCGCCGCTGTTCGGCGGCATTCCGGTGACGGGAACCATCGCCCGCACCGCGACCAATGTGCGCTCCGGCGCCAAAGGCCCGGTCTCAGGGATGCTGCATGCGCTGTTCCTGCTCGGCTTCATGCTGATCGCCGCGCCGCTGGCGGCCTATATTCCGCTCGCCTCGCTCGGCGCCGTGCTCGCCGTCGTGTCCTGGAACATGGCGGAGAAGAAGGAATTCGTCGCTCTGTTCTGCGCCTCGCGCGGCGACGCTCTGGTGCTGGTCTCCACCTTCCTGCTCACCATTTTCGAGGATTTGACCGTCGGCATAGGCGTCGGCGTGACGCTCGGCGCCTTCCTCTTCCTGCATCGCCTGGCCGAGAGCGTCGAGGTGCAGACCGGCGAGGCCTTTCTCGACGAGGATCGCGCCGATGATTACGACGGCCATCGCCCGACCTATGATTCCGCCGCCGCCTCCGACGCAGAGGTGATGGTCTATAAGATCAGCGGCGCCATCTTCTTCGGCGCTTCGGCGACGGTGAGCGCGGCTCTGGACGAGATCGGCCGCTATCCGCATGTCTTCATCTTCGATTTCAGCGAGGCGCCGCTGATCGACAGCACGGCGGCGCGGGCGCTGGAGAGCTTTGTCACGCGGCTGCGAAAGGCGGGAACCGTGGTTTGCGTCGCCGGCGCGCGACCCGCCGTGCGGCGGGCGCTGCTCTCGGCCGGGCTGCATGAGCCGGAGACGCTCTACGCCGGCACGGTCGCCGATGCACGCCGCCGCGCCACGGCGCCGCAGCCGCCCGAAAATCGCGCCCCGCGGCTGAGCGGCGCCCTCCCCGGCCGTGCGTGA
- a CDS encoding helix-turn-helix domain-containing protein has protein sequence MITAAQLRAARALLGIDQKKLAELSGVSLPTIQRMEASDGNVRGVIETLTKVVEALNEAGVELLGENARSEGAGRGVRLRRPGPPKPTT, from the coding sequence ATGATCACCGCCGCTCAATTGCGCGCCGCACGGGCGCTGCTCGGCATAGATCAGAAGAAGCTGGCCGAGCTTTCCGGCGTCTCCCTGCCGACCATACAGCGCATGGAGGCGAGCGACGGCAATGTCCGCGGCGTGATCGAGACGCTCACCAAGGTCGTCGAGGCGCTGAACGAAGCCGGCGTCGAGCTGCTCGGCGAGAACGCCCGCAGCGAAGGCGCCGGACGCGGCGTGAGGCTGCGCCGTCCCGGCCCGCCCAAACCGACGACTTGA
- a CDS encoding alpha/beta hydrolase codes for MTLTVIVCHLLRGGTVERRTGHPFRIFGRWTLRLAAGAAVFITALALGGGVHHHFASRAELAGLRPPGRLVAVEGHTFHLYCTGEGRRTVILESGAGVPWLAWAWIQPAVAEVARVCSYDRAGYGWSSTSTSAMDAENVSQQLHELLKTASIPGPYILVGHSIGGAYARMFTAKFPQDVTGLVLIDATSPSVLETYAEVDLPRVEDWTPATLKIFPYLASVGAMRAVVNLGLFNLAAGLPPRSEEVAKVFLYQAAYIETTIEEYRFIPDTLKQIQHLKPQSGLPVAIVVADRFTGLDDATEARFVRWHQAQQRNWLAISENSSIEVIAGADHISLMTNKLHAHEVANSITKMVEKVSAGEPRELLPQ; via the coding sequence ATGACTCTCACAGTCATAGTCTGTCACTTATTGCGCGGGGGAACCGTGGAACGGCGTACGGGACATCCATTCCGCATCTTTGGCCGATGGACATTGCGCCTTGCCGCGGGCGCGGCTGTATTTATCACCGCGCTCGCTCTTGGAGGCGGAGTACACCATCACTTTGCATCGAGAGCCGAGCTCGCAGGGCTTCGTCCTCCCGGTCGGCTCGTGGCCGTGGAGGGTCACACGTTTCATCTCTACTGTACAGGTGAAGGGCGCCGGACCGTTATCCTCGAAAGCGGCGCCGGGGTCCCTTGGCTAGCTTGGGCTTGGATTCAGCCGGCAGTGGCCGAGGTAGCCCGCGTTTGCTCTTATGATCGAGCGGGCTACGGATGGAGTTCGACATCTACTTCTGCGATGGACGCCGAAAATGTCAGCCAACAGCTCCATGAGCTTTTGAAAACTGCGAGTATTCCAGGCCCTTACATCCTTGTCGGGCACTCCATCGGTGGGGCATATGCGCGCATGTTCACTGCAAAGTTCCCGCAGGATGTGACAGGACTGGTTTTGATCGATGCGACTAGCCCATCCGTCCTGGAGACTTATGCCGAGGTCGATCTCCCAAGGGTCGAGGATTGGACGCCCGCAACATTAAAAATATTTCCATATCTCGCTTCTGTCGGGGCCATGCGCGCCGTCGTCAACCTCGGATTGTTCAACCTTGCGGCAGGACTGCCTCCTCGATCGGAAGAGGTTGCGAAGGTGTTTCTGTACCAGGCCGCCTATATAGAAACGACTATTGAGGAGTACCGTTTTATTCCGGATACGCTGAAACAAATTCAGCACCTAAAGCCTCAATCCGGTCTACCAGTTGCGATCGTCGTGGCCGATAGATTCACTGGACTGGACGACGCCACCGAAGCAAGGTTCGTCCGGTGGCATCAAGCTCAGCAACGAAATTGGCTTGCTATTTCGGAAAACAGCTCGATCGAGGTAATTGCGGGAGCGGACCACATAAGCCTCATGACTAACAAACTCCATGCTCATGAGGTAGCGAACAGCATCACCAAGATGGTGGAGAAGGTCAGCGCTGGTGAGCCCAGGGAATTGCTTCCACAATAG
- a CDS encoding GDSL-type esterase/lipase family protein, producing MARKVAGKIGAGSCIALALAASLALAQERAPESAPPSEAPPLSPACEAPAGDIAAPASLPHFAKALRERKTASILAIGSSSTSGVGATSDAKSYPAQLEAILEGALKGVDVVVANRGVSGEVAAVTAERIKSEVAREKPDLLLWQLGTNDALVRIAPDEFENTVSSTIRWLKANEIDVVLVGLQYSSRFSRDEEYFAIRNVLQRVATAENVAYVRRYDAMRFIAQNHANLQMMSRDNFHLNDLGYQCMAEHIARAVIVGVFAKRRPSGN from the coding sequence ATGGCGCGAAAGGTTGCGGGCAAAATCGGCGCGGGCTCCTGCATAGCGCTGGCGCTCGCGGCGTCGCTCGCGCTCGCGCAAGAACGCGCGCCAGAATCCGCGCCGCCGTCCGAGGCGCCGCCGCTCAGTCCCGCCTGCGAAGCGCCGGCCGGCGATATCGCCGCGCCCGCCTCGCTGCCGCATTTCGCCAAAGCGCTACGTGAGCGCAAGACAGCGAGCATTCTCGCCATCGGCTCCTCCTCCACCTCCGGCGTCGGCGCCACCTCCGACGCCAAGAGCTATCCAGCCCAGCTCGAGGCGATTTTGGAAGGGGCGCTGAAGGGCGTCGATGTCGTGGTCGCCAATCGCGGCGTCTCCGGCGAGGTGGCGGCCGTCACCGCCGAACGCATCAAAAGCGAGGTGGCGCGGGAAAAGCCCGATCTCCTGCTCTGGCAGCTCGGCACCAATGACGCGCTGGTGCGCATCGCGCCGGACGAATTCGAGAACACGGTGAGCTCGACCATACGCTGGCTGAAGGCCAATGAGATCGACGTGGTTCTGGTCGGCCTGCAATATAGCTCGCGCTTCTCGCGCGACGAGGAATATTTCGCGATCCGCAACGTTCTGCAGCGCGTCGCGACGGCGGAGAATGTCGCCTATGTGCGCCGCTATGACGCGATGCGCTTCATCGCGCAGAACCACGCCAATCTGCAGATGATGTCACGCGATAATTTCCATCTCAACGATCTCGGCTATCAATGCATGGCCGAGCATATCGCGCGCGCTGTGATCGTCGGCGTCTTCGCTAAGCGCCGCCCGAGCGGGAACTGA
- a CDS encoding OpgC family protein, which yields MREPNEIDFWRGFALVTIFVNHIPGIFFERFTFRNVAISDSAELFVFLAGWALRKLVDGPARTLSARYLILRLEGRAFTVYLAQLVIAQLAVALQAGASLLLDAPFLLDWNNASAIFSDPVRANLGLVLLTFQLGYFDILPLYVVLMLASPLIALAYRHARALLLPASLAIWAYALAFGVNFPTWPVEGAWFFDPLAWQLVFVLGFLLAGEDGIGGLVRRYRKPLWWAALPIVLLGVAAARTEFDPSPIALPEPKLFFVFDKTFLSPARLLSNLAIVAVFAGAFHTIARRLPRIADFLSTLGRNSLNVFCAGSLLSLAGQIFRFAYSGDVVSDAFIVMFGIAAMGATAWASEWRERLRAKSARAPA from the coding sequence ATGCGCGAGCCGAATGAAATCGATTTTTGGCGCGGCTTCGCTCTCGTCACCATTTTCGTGAATCATATTCCAGGGATTTTCTTCGAGCGCTTCACCTTTCGCAATGTGGCGATCTCCGATTCGGCGGAGCTGTTCGTTTTTCTCGCCGGCTGGGCGTTGCGCAAGCTCGTGGACGGGCCGGCGCGGACGCTTTCGGCGCGCTATCTGATCCTGCGGCTCGAGGGGCGCGCCTTCACCGTCTATCTGGCGCAACTGGTGATCGCGCAATTGGCCGTCGCGCTGCAGGCCGGCGCCTCGCTGCTGCTGGACGCGCCCTTTCTGCTCGACTGGAACAACGCCTCGGCGATTTTCTCCGATCCGGTGCGCGCCAATCTCGGCCTCGTGCTGCTGACCTTTCAGCTCGGCTATTTCGACATTCTGCCGCTCTATGTCGTGCTGATGCTGGCCTCGCCGCTGATCGCCCTCGCCTATCGCCATGCGCGAGCGCTGCTGCTCCCGGCCTCGCTCGCCATCTGGGCCTATGCGCTGGCCTTCGGCGTCAACTTCCCGACCTGGCCGGTGGAGGGCGCCTGGTTCTTCGATCCGCTGGCCTGGCAGCTCGTCTTCGTGCTCGGCTTTCTGCTGGCCGGCGAGGATGGGATCGGCGGCCTCGTGCGCCGCTATCGCAAGCCTCTGTGGTGGGCGGCGCTGCCGATCGTGCTGCTCGGCGTCGCCGCGGCGCGGACCGAATTCGATCCCTCGCCGATCGCTCTGCCGGAGCCCAAGCTGTTCTTCGTCTTCGACAAGACCTTTTTGTCGCCGGCGCGGCTGCTCTCCAATCTGGCCATCGTCGCGGTCTTCGCGGGCGCATTTCACACGATCGCGCGACGCCTTCCGCGCATCGCCGATTTTTTGTCGACGCTCGGCCGCAATTCGCTCAACGTATTCTGCGCCGGGTCTCTGCTGAGCCTCGCCGGGCAGATCTTCCGCTTCGCCTATAGCGGGGATGTTGTAAGCGACGCGTTTATCGTTATGTTCGGCATCGCTGCGATGGGGGCGACAGCATGGGCTTCGGAATGGCGCGAAAGGTTGCGGGCAAAATCGGCGCGGGCTCCTGCATAG
- the recF gene encoding DNA replication/repair protein RecF: MTPGPSPAILAPMARRLQLADYRSYAALDCAIEAPLVALTGENGAGKTNILEALSLFSAGRGLRGAELSDCARRQGSGGFAVSIELSADGVVTQLGHGLEPASGEQSAARRFRIDRAPVSSARAFADHLRPLWLTPAMDGLFAGPAGDRRRFLDRLALSLDAEHGARAAKLERALRNRNRLLAEETADARWLDAAEREIAALGVAVAAARGETVLRLRALIARERDDSSPFPWAEVSIEGELERMIGEEPALQVEDRYRARLAAARRRDAAAGRTLEGPQASDLSVRHGPKDEAARACSTGEQKALLAGLVLAHARLVAATTGRAPLLLLDEVAAHFDPLRREALYAELERIGGQVWMTGADPEVFATLGGRAQLLRVFPGRIESAM, translated from the coding sequence ATGACGCCCGGCCCCTCCCCCGCGATTCTCGCCCCCATGGCGCGGCGGCTGCAGCTCGCCGATTATCGCTCCTATGCCGCGCTGGATTGCGCGATAGAGGCGCCGCTGGTGGCGCTCACCGGCGAGAATGGGGCCGGCAAGACCAATATTCTCGAGGCGCTGTCGCTGTTCTCGGCCGGGCGCGGGCTGCGCGGGGCGGAGCTTTCCGATTGCGCGCGGCGGCAGGGCTCCGGCGGTTTCGCGGTCTCGATCGAGCTTTCCGCCGACGGCGTCGTCACGCAGCTCGGCCATGGGCTGGAGCCGGCCAGCGGCGAGCAGAGCGCGGCGCGGCGCTTTCGCATCGACAGGGCGCCGGTCTCCTCCGCCCGCGCTTTCGCCGATCATCTGCGCCCGCTGTGGCTCACGCCGGCGATGGACGGGCTGTTCGCCGGGCCGGCGGGCGATCGGCGGCGCTTTCTGGATCGGCTGGCGCTCAGCCTCGACGCCGAGCATGGCGCGCGCGCGGCGAAGCTCGAGCGCGCGCTGCGCAATCGCAATCGGCTGCTCGCCGAGGAGACCGCCGACGCCCGCTGGCTGGACGCCGCCGAGCGCGAGATCGCCGCGCTCGGCGTCGCCGTGGCGGCGGCGCGGGGCGAGACCGTGCTGCGGCTGCGCGCGCTCATCGCGAGAGAGCGCGACGACAGCTCGCCCTTTCCCTGGGCCGAGGTTTCGATAGAGGGGGAGCTGGAGCGCATGATCGGCGAGGAGCCGGCGCTGCAGGTGGAGGATCGCTATCGCGCGCGGCTCGCCGCCGCCCGCCGGCGCGACGCCGCCGCCGGCCGCACGCTGGAAGGCCCGCAGGCGAGCGATCTTTCCGTGCGCCACGGCCCCAAGGACGAGGCGGCGCGCGCCTGCTCCACCGGCGAGCAGAAGGCGCTGCTGGCCGGTCTCGTTCTCGCACATGCGAGGCTGGTGGCGGCGACCACGGGGCGCGCGCCGCTGCTGCTGCTGGACGAGGTGGCGGCGCATTTCGATCCGCTGCGGCGCGAGGCGCTCTACGCCGAGCTGGAACGCATCGGCGGACAAGTGTGGATGACGGGCGCCGATCCGGAAGTGTTCGCCACGCTGGGCGGACGCGCGCAGCTCCTGCGCGTCTTTCCGGGGCGCATCGAGAGCGCGATGTGA
- a CDS encoding tRNA nucleotidyltransferase translates to MPSEPFFLPEFGQTDPGLGLLRMAALLAETDDDPGEETLDLMAEQVESGCLAGLDPADIWPELLLSLSGPAPGKAFRVLRICGALQAVLPEVDALFGVPQLSDGQSEVDLGAHLLRSLDEAGRRDAPLPVRFALLVMNVGKGDSPREHLPHHYKHIDRGGPRISGIAERFGVPADCVPLALTALSECERVHRASEVRAGPVAQMLERLGAFDAPESFALLMEVCSCDFAAHSGRPGEAYPKAVLLETARDACLPIEPATPEARAEAIAQALRSQRWSSEG, encoded by the coding sequence ATGCCCTCAGAACCCTTTTTCCTGCCCGAATTCGGCCAGACAGACCCCGGCCTCGGCCTTCTCCGAATGGCGGCGCTGCTCGCCGAGACCGATGACGATCCCGGCGAGGAGACGCTCGATCTCATGGCCGAGCAGGTCGAGAGCGGCTGCCTCGCCGGCCTCGACCCGGCCGATATCTGGCCGGAGCTGCTGCTCTCGCTCAGCGGGCCGGCGCCCGGCAAGGCGTTCCGCGTGCTGCGCATCTGCGGCGCGCTGCAGGCCGTTCTGCCCGAGGTCGACGCCCTTTTCGGCGTTCCGCAATTGTCGGATGGCCAGTCGGAGGTCGATCTCGGCGCCCATTTGCTGCGCTCGCTGGACGAGGCCGGACGCAGAGACGCGCCGCTTCCCGTGCGCTTCGCCCTGCTCGTCATGAATGTCGGCAAGGGGGATTCGCCGCGCGAGCATCTGCCGCATCATTACAAGCACATAGACCGCGGCGGCCCGCGCATAAGCGGGATCGCCGAGCGCTTCGGCGTCCCTGCCGATTGCGTCCCGCTGGCGCTGACGGCGCTCAGCGAATGCGAGCGCGTGCATCGCGCCTCGGAAGTGCGCGCCGGCCCGGTGGCGCAAATGCTGGAGCGGCTCGGCGCCTTCGACGCGCCGGAGAGCTTCGCCCTACTGATGGAAGTGTGCAGCTGCGATTTCGCCGCCCATTCCGGGCGCCCCGGCGAGGCCTATCCCAAGGCTGTGCTGCTGGAGACGGCGCGCGACGCCTGCCTGCCGATCGAGCCGGCGACGCCCGAGGCGCGCGCCGAGGCGATCGCTCAGGCGCTGCGCTCGCAGCGCTGGTCGAGCGAGGGCTGA